One genomic window of Vulpes vulpes isolate BD-2025 chromosome 11, VulVul3, whole genome shotgun sequence includes the following:
- the UBA5 gene encoding ubiquitin-like modifier-activating enzyme 5 isoform X1 translates to MAEPVQRLQQRVEELERALAQERSRRAVGGGDGGGGRVRIEKMSSEVVDSNPYSRLMALKRMGIVSDYEKIRTFAVAIVGVGGVGSVTAEMLTRCGIGKLLLFDYDKVELANMNRLFFQPHQAGLSKVQAAEYTLRNINPDVLFEVHNYNITTVENFQHFMDRISNGGLEEGKPVDLVLSCVDNFEARMTINTACNELGQTWMESGVSENAVSGHIQLIIPGESACFACAPPLVVAANIDEKTLKREGVCAASLPTTMGVVAGILVQNVLKFLLNFGTVSFYLGYNAMQDFFPTMSMKPNPQCDDRNCRKHQEEYKKKVAALPKQEAIQEEEEIIHEDNEWGIELVSEVSEEELKNSSGPIPDLPEGITVAYTVPKKQEDSVAEVTVEDSGESLEDLMAKMKNM, encoded by the exons ATGGCCGAGCCCGTGCAGCGGCTGCAGCAGCGGGTGGAGGAGCTGGAGCGGGCCCTGGCTCAGGAGAGAAGTCGGCGGGCCGTGGGGGGAGGCGACGGAGGCGGCGGCCGGGTCCGCATCGAGAAGATGAGTTCGGAGGTGGTGGACTCCAACCCCTACAG ccGGCTAATGGCATTGAAACGAATGGGAATCGTAAGCGACTATGAG AAAATCCGAACCTTTGCTGTAGCAATAGTAGGTGTCGGTGGAGTTGGTAGTGTGACTGCTGAAATGCTGACAAGATGTGGCATTGGTAAG ttgCTACTCTTTGACTATGACAAGGTGGAACTGGCCAATATGAATAGACTTTTCTTCCAACCTCATCAAGCAGGATTAAGTAAAGTTCAAGCAGCAGAATATACTTTGAG GAACATTAATCCTGATGTTCTTTTTGAAGTACACAACTACAATATAACCACAGTCGAAAACTTTCAACATTTCATGGATAGAATaag TAATGGTGGATTAGAAGAAGGAAAACCTGTTGACCTAGTTCTTAGCTGCGTGGACAATTTTGAAGCTCGGATGACAATAAATACA GCTTGTAATGAACTTGGGCAAACGTGGATGGAGTCTGGGGTCAGTGAAAATGCTGTGTCAGGGCATATACAGCTCATAATTCCTGGAGAATCTGCTTGTTTTGCG TGTGCTCCACCACTTGTAGTTGCTGCAAATATTGATGAAAAGACTCTGAAACGAGAAGGTGTTTGTGCAGCCAGTCTTCCTACCACTATGGGAGTGGTTGCTGGGATCTTAGTTCAAAATGTGTTAAA gTTTCTGTTAAATTTTGGTACTGTCAGTTTTTACCTTGGATATAATGCAATGCAAGATTTTTTCCCTACTATGTCCATGAAGCCAAATCCTCAGTGCGATGACAGAAATTGCAGGAAGCACCAAGAAGAATACAAG AAAAAGGTAGCAGCATTGCCCAAACAGGAGGCTattcaagaagaggaagagataataCATGAAGACAATGAGTGGG gTATTGAGTTGGTATCTGAGGTTTCAGAAGAGGAACTGAAAAATTCTTCAGGTCCAATTCCTGACTTACCTGAAGGAATTACAGTGGCATACACAGTTCCCAAAAAG CAAGAAGATTCTGTAGCTGAGGTAACTGTGGAAGATTCTGGTGAAAGCTTGGAAGACCTTATGGCCAAAATGAAGAATATGTAG
- the UBA5 gene encoding ubiquitin-like modifier-activating enzyme 5 isoform X2 — MNRLFFQPHQAGLSKVQAAEYTLRNINPDVLFEVHNYNITTVENFQHFMDRISNGGLEEGKPVDLVLSCVDNFEARMTINTACNELGQTWMESGVSENAVSGHIQLIIPGESACFACAPPLVVAANIDEKTLKREGVCAASLPTTMGVVAGILVQNVLKFLLNFGTVSFYLGYNAMQDFFPTMSMKPNPQCDDRNCRKHQEEYKKKVAALPKQEAIQEEEEIIHEDNEWGIELVSEVSEEELKNSSGPIPDLPEGITVAYTVPKKQEDSVAEVTVEDSGESLEDLMAKMKNM; from the exons ATGAATAGACTTTTCTTCCAACCTCATCAAGCAGGATTAAGTAAAGTTCAAGCAGCAGAATATACTTTGAG GAACATTAATCCTGATGTTCTTTTTGAAGTACACAACTACAATATAACCACAGTCGAAAACTTTCAACATTTCATGGATAGAATaag TAATGGTGGATTAGAAGAAGGAAAACCTGTTGACCTAGTTCTTAGCTGCGTGGACAATTTTGAAGCTCGGATGACAATAAATACA GCTTGTAATGAACTTGGGCAAACGTGGATGGAGTCTGGGGTCAGTGAAAATGCTGTGTCAGGGCATATACAGCTCATAATTCCTGGAGAATCTGCTTGTTTTGCG TGTGCTCCACCACTTGTAGTTGCTGCAAATATTGATGAAAAGACTCTGAAACGAGAAGGTGTTTGTGCAGCCAGTCTTCCTACCACTATGGGAGTGGTTGCTGGGATCTTAGTTCAAAATGTGTTAAA gTTTCTGTTAAATTTTGGTACTGTCAGTTTTTACCTTGGATATAATGCAATGCAAGATTTTTTCCCTACTATGTCCATGAAGCCAAATCCTCAGTGCGATGACAGAAATTGCAGGAAGCACCAAGAAGAATACAAG AAAAAGGTAGCAGCATTGCCCAAACAGGAGGCTattcaagaagaggaagagataataCATGAAGACAATGAGTGGG gTATTGAGTTGGTATCTGAGGTTTCAGAAGAGGAACTGAAAAATTCTTCAGGTCCAATTCCTGACTTACCTGAAGGAATTACAGTGGCATACACAGTTCCCAAAAAG CAAGAAGATTCTGTAGCTGAGGTAACTGTGGAAGATTCTGGTGAAAGCTTGGAAGACCTTATGGCCAAAATGAAGAATATGTAG